Proteins from a single region of Bombus huntii isolate Logan2020A chromosome 2, iyBomHunt1.1, whole genome shotgun sequence:
- the LOC126874919 gene encoding UDP-glycosyltransferase UGT5-like gives MKHHLCSLLFVLCVLYIAEQSECYKILAIVPTPSYSHQIPYRRLWLELHKRGHEVVLVTADPIPNIKSPNFTQIDISQSYGSIRSLDFVQMRFEGKRWLHIVEEEMLPIVEVFAETVLNSTELRKLYAADSNATFDVYLTEFLFAPATYAFAHRFNVPIIGLSSLGILAVNEHALGGLVLPSHEYTWEMEDNTGTNLPFLKRLYNFVNMWRSLYYVYHEIFPQQQKLAEKYFGPLPPMLDVLKNVSMLFINQADVMAPARPKLANVITFTSSHIDKVPKALPKDLQAFLDGATNGFIYFSLGSNARSASLPLEIRRMFCDVFAKLPYRVVWKFEEDFPGKPDNVYIGKWLPQQTILAHPNIKLFIYQGGLQSSEETVHYGVPVLGFAILADQDYQVARMEALGIGKYLEITTLKKDELENAITELITNKKYKERIHYIRNVVQDTPYDPVKNLAWWTEYVIRTKGAPHLRSSLAFQPWYQRCDMDIVVFLTIVIFLIAFTTFHLIAKILVYIHTNIKSTEKQKIS, from the exons ATGAAGCACCACCTCTGTAGTCTGTTGTTCGTTCTGTGCGTCTTGTACATCGCGGAGCAATCGGAATGTTACAAGATTCTAGCCATCGTTCCGACACCATCTTACAGTCATCAAATACCATACCGACGATTATGGCTGGAACTACACAAACGAGGTCACGAAGTTGTGCTAGTCACGGCGGATCCTATACCAAATATCAAATCACCGAATTTTACGCAAATCGATATTAGCCAATCTTACGGATCCATAAGGAGTTTAGATTTTGTTCAAATGCGATTTGAGGGAAAACGCTGGTTGCACATTGTGGAAGAAGAAATGTTGCCTATAGTCGAGGTTTTTGCGGAAACGGTGCTCAATTCTACAGAATTGCGGAAGCTGTATGCTGCAGACAGCAACGCAACGTTCGATGTCTATTTGACGGAATTCCTCTTCGCGCCCGCCACTTACGCTTTCGCACATCGATTCAATGTTCCTATAATAG GGTTAAGTTCATTAGGGATACTTGCCGTTAACGAACACGCTCTTGGTGGATTGGTTCTCCCTTCTCACGAGTACACGTGGGAAATGGAAGACAACACAGGAACGAATCTACCGTTCTTGAAGAGACTGTACAATTTCGTCAACATGTGGCGTAGCTTATATTACGTTTACCACGAGATCTTTCCTCAGCAACAGAAATTggcagaaaaatattttggacCTCTGCCACCAATGTTAGACGTATTGAAGAACGTTAGCATGCTTTTCATCAATCAGGCCGACGTTATGGCACCGGCACGACCGAAACTAGCGAACGTAATCACGTTTACATCCTCCCACATAGACAAAGTTCCGAAAGCTCTGCCTAAG GACTTACAAGCATTTCTGGATGGCGCTACAAATGGGTTCATCTACTTCAGTCTTGGTAGTAACGCAAGAAGTGCAAGTTTACCACTGGAGATCCGACGCATGTTCTGCGATGTGTTCGCCAAGCTACCGTATAGAGTCGTATGGAAATTCGAGGAGGATTTTCCCGGGAAACCTGATAATGTTTACATCGGAAAATGGCTACCACAACAAACCATTCTCG CTCATCCGAACATTAAGCTGTTCATTTATCAAGGAGGCCTGCAGAGCAGCGAGGAGACCGTCCACTACGGAGTACCAGTTCTTGGTTTCGCAATTTTGGCCGATCAAGATTATCAAGTAGCCAGAATGGAAGCTCTGGgcattggaaaatatttggaaattacAACCCTTAAGAAAGATGAACTTGAAAATGCTATTACAGAGCTTATAACTAACAAAAA GTACAAAGAAAGGATACATTACATCCGAAATGTCGTTCAGGATACACCGTACGATCCGGTAAAGAATCTCGCTTGGTGGACAGAGTACGTGATACGAACGAAAGGCGCCCCTCATCTTCGCAGTAGTCTAGCTTTTCAGCCTTGGTATCAACGTTGCGATATGGATATTGTAGTGTTTTTAACCATCGTAATTTTCTTGATCGCTTTTACTACCTTTCATTTAATTGCCAAGATTCTCGTCTACATTCATACGAATATCAAATCAACTGAAAAGCAAAAGATAAGCTAA